A region of the Thioploca ingrica genome:
GCAGCGCAGCATTTTGCCAAAGCCATTGAATTTGAACCCCAGTATTCTGCAGCTTGGAAAAATTATGGCAAAGCTTTAACTGAAAACCAACAAATTCAAGAAGCCATTCAGGTTTATACTCAAGGAATTGCAGTAGCAGAATCCAAAGGTGATAAGCAAGCTGCTAAGGAAATGATGGTTTTCCTAAAGCGATTACAAAAAATGGTTAATAGTTAACCGTTGTTAGTTATCAGTTAATCATGATTATTGAATATAATTAAACGATTGGCAGAAGTGACATGAAATTTCAATTAGACTTTGGGCAGGCAAGTTATCAAATACAACGTTATGACTCACAAAGTGTGACTATTAATGACAAAATTTATACTCAAAGTATTATTGTCATGCCTGAGTATCTCAGTGAATGGGCGGTAAAGGATTTTAATCGGTTGGAACCAGATCATTTTCAACGCTTGCGTGCTTTATGCCCGGAGGTGGTTTTATTAGGAACCGGAGCCGCCATACATTTTCCCACTCCTGAGTTATTGACACCATTAACTCATGATGGAATTGGGGTAGAAGTAATGAATACACCAGCAGCTTGTCGAACTTATATGATTCTTATGGCAGAAGGACGGAAAGTGGCGGCAGCACTTTTATTTGAATAGTGGGGAGTGAGATTATTTCCGAACGATTGTTTACTCGAGTATTTAAAACACATAATCATAATCTATTATTAGCGGAGCATGATCCGAAAAACGTTGTTCTTTGTAAATATGAACATTTTTAACCTTATCTTTTAAACTTGGGGTAATAATTTGGTAATCAATTCGCCAACCGGTGTTGTTTACCCAAGCTTGTCCCCGGTGAGACCACCAAGTGTATTGTTCTGGTTCTTGATTTTTTATCCGAAAGGCATCAATAAAACCGGCTGAGCCCAATAAATGATCCATCCAAGCGCGTTCCTCTGGTAAAAATCCAGAATGATTTTGGTTCCCACGCCAATTTTTTAAATCAATCGGTTGATGAGCTATATTCCAATCGCCACAAAGAATATATTCTTGAGAACGTTGTTTGAGTCCGATAAGATGCCGCATAAAGTAATCCATCAATTGAAATTTGACTTGTTGTCGCTCATTACCCGAAGTGCCAGAGGGTAGATATAAAGAAACAATATTGAGGGTACTAAAACGGGCTTCAAGATAGCGACCTTCCTTATCTAGAGTTGATTCACCCAGTTTCTTAACTACTTCTTGAGGTGGTTGGCGAGTATACAAAGCCACTCCGCTATAACCTTTTTTTTCAGCATCATGGTAATAGCAATGATAACCGGAAGGATAAAAGAGTGGATCCGTTAGTTGATTTTGTTGGGCTTTGGTTTCTTGAATACCAACGATGTCAGCATGTTGTTGAGCTAACCAAGTAAAAAACCCTTTGTTGGCGGCAGCACGAATACCGTTGGCATTAAAAGTAATTACTCGCATAAAGGTCAGTTAGGCTTTTTCTGCTAAAGTTTGTAATAAAGTTTGTTGAGCGCAAATCGCTGGCTCTCCCTCCTTGGGGGTAAGGCGAGTATAATTGCCTTCTTTATCCAGTACCCAAGCTTGGGTGTTGTCTTGTAAATATAATTTTAACCCTTGTTCAATGACTCTCGTTTTAAGTTCTGGCTTTTCAATGGGATAACATTCTTCTACGCGTTTCAATAGATTGCGGTCCATCCAATCAGCACTAGCACAAAAAACTTCTGGATCACCATTATTAAGGAAGTAGAAACTACGAGTGTGTTCTAAAAAACGTCCTACAATAGAACGTACCTGAATATTTTCAGAAATACCCGGAATACCCGGTTTTAAACAACAAATTCCGCGCACGATTAAATCAATTTTAACCCCAGCCATAGAAGCTTTGTACAGTGTACTAATGATTTTGGGTTCATTGAGAGCATTCACTTTAGCTATAATATGAGCCGGTTTACCCTGTTGAGCAAATTCTGCTTCACGCTCAATCCGTTCTATTAAGCCGGTGTGCAAACTAAAGGGTGCTTGCAACATTTTTTTTAATTGAGTTCCTCGTCCCAGTGTGGTGAGTTGCATGAACATGTTATGCACATCTTCACCGAGTTTTTCATCGCAAGTTAATAAGCCGTAGTCTGTATAAATTCGTGCGGTGCGATCATGATAATTACCGGTACCTAAATGAACATAACGTTTTAATTTTTTACCCTCTCGGCGTACTACCATAATCATTTTGGCGTGGGTTTTATAACCGACTACGCCATAGACCACATGGGCACCGGCTTGTTGTAACCGATTGGCTAAACGGATATTGGCTTCTTCATCAAAACGGGCGCGTAATTCCACAATAACAGTCACTTCTTTATTCGCTTTAGCGGCTTCTACCAGGGCATCAACGAGTACTGAATCTGGTCCGGAACGATATAAAGTTTGTTTAATCGCTAACACCTGCGGATCGACTGCCGCTTGGCGGACAAAATCAACTACGGGGGTAAAAGATTCAAACGGATGATGTAGTAATAAGTCACCTTCGCGAATCGTGTTGAGTAAGTTGCGTCCTAAGCGAGTTGGAACACTGGGAGTGAAACTAGGAAATTTTAAATCGGGTCGGTCTAATAAGTCCGGTAGAGGTAATAAGCGATTAAGATTAACTGGACCATTGACTTGATATAAATCTTGTTGTTCTAACTTAAATTGTTTTAATAAGAAATTAATCATTTTCTCTGGACAATTATCGGCTACTTCTAAGCGGACACTGTCACCATAGCGGCGCGCCGGTAATTCTCCTTCTAAGGCGCGTAATAAATCATCTACTTCTTCCTCGTCAACAAATAAGTCACTATTACGAGTTACCCGAAATTGATAACAGCCAGTGACTTTCATCCCGGGAAATAAATCACCCACATGGGCGTGAAGAATGGAAGAGAGAAAAATAAAATCATAAGGATGTTGAGCTAATTCCGGTGGAATTTGAATGAAACGGGGTAGTGAGCGAGGTGCTTGTACTATGGCCATTCCGCTATCACGCCCAAAAGCATCCTTACCTTTCAAGGAGACGATAAAATTTAAGCTTTTATTTAAAATGCGTGGAAAGGGATGAGCTGGATCTAAACCAATTGGACTTAAAATCGGTTGCAATTCTTCTTCAAAATAAGTGCGCACCCATTGATTTTGTGCTTCATTCCATTGATCTCGTTTTAAAAAACAAATGCCTTCTTGTTCTAAAGCGGGGAAAAGTGATTCATTGAGTAATCGATATTGTTCTTCTACAAATTCAACCGCAGCGACTCGAATCCGATTAAGTACTTCTTGTGGAGTCATGTTATCTGGTCCAGCCTGTGGTGCGCTGACGACAACGCGTTGTTTTAAACCGGCGACTCTGAGCTCAAAAAATTCGTCTAGGTTAGTGCTAGCAATACATAAAAATCGTAATCGTTCTAATAAGGGCATACTGGTATCTTGGGCTTGCGCTGAAACCCGACGATGAAATGCTAATAGACTCAATTCACGATTGAGGAATAAATCGGGATGATTCAGATCAATTTCTTTATTTTCTTCACTTACAGTCATATTATTTGATTTCGCTGGATCAGTTTTACTTACTTTTTTCTGCTTACGTGTTATTGCATCAGCACTCATGGAAAGATGACCTTCGCTTGCTCTGTTTAAAGCGTTTGTTTTTGAAATGATTGTTAATTTCAGTTAAAATAATGGTTGATTAGAGTCAAATTTAAAATCATCACTTGAACAGAGTGGGATTAATTATAAGGTTCTCTTGAATTATGAAATAGATGATAAAATTAAGTCATTAAAGCGTTACTTTATTTCTCATGCTATTCTAGATAAGATACGCTTTTATTCTAAATGCGCTCAGCTTGTGTTGATGGCTGTTGCTGCTAAATAGGTATTTTTATATATTATCCTCTCTCTCATAACCTACCACTACCAGATGTCCATTCTGAGAGAATTATTTTGATATTAATTCACCGATAATGTCAAGGTCATGAGCTTAACTTAACTGAAGTTAGATTATACTACATTATGAATACAACAACTGAATTTGAATATGCTGTTTGATAAAGCTGATTTAAACCCCTATTATAAAAACAGACAATTCATTTTTATAGCAAATTTAAAGCGTATAGTCATTCACGCTGTTATAAAATGATTAGAAATAAGAGTTAAAATAAATTAGAAGAACAAAGATAAAATGAGTGGTACTTTTTTTGCTGTTAAATGAGAAAGATATCCAATTAAATAAGAAATTCAAGATATCTTGAATCTAAAGTGACCTAAATGGTTAACATCAAGCTGTCTAAGCCGGTGCTTTAGGTTAGTATTTTGATTTCAAACTGAATTGAAAAGTGAAGACGATTTATTTTTTATAGAGACTGACGGGTTCCTTTGTGGAAAACTGAGTAGATGGTTCAAATTCAATCTCCAATGATGAATTGAGCACAATACCGAGTTAGAAATAATCACTTCAAACGCATTATAATGCTAAATGTCTTTATCCCGATCAGGTTCATCTATTGTGATAATCCCGTTCAATCGTTAGGAAAGAAATATGCCTGTTAACAATCCCCGCCATTCTCGTTTTTTTTGGCGCTCATCGGCAATGTTCGGCATCTTAGACTCTGAATGCTTGTTCAAAGAAGTGAACACGGCTTGGGAAAAAACCCTTGGATTATCTACGGGGCAATTACTCGCCAAACGATTTTTAGATTTTGTTCATCCGGAGGATCAACCCTCAACGCAGTATTACTTCGAGCAAATCGAAGGCGGTCTATCCTCGGTTTCATTCTCAGCACGGTTTCGTCATTACGAAGGCTATTATCGCAACGTGTTATGGGAATTAAATGGCGCTGCTTCGAATGAATATGCTTATTATGTGGTGGGGATGGATATTACTTCCCGTGAACAACCCATGATAGCCGATGAGATGCTCAGTGTGCTACAAGAAGGTGTCGTTTTGCAATATGCAAATGGAACGATTGGTGCCTGTAATCCCAGTGCTGAACGTATTTTAGGTTTGTCGTCAGAGCAAATGATGGGATGGACGCTGATTGATCCGGATTGGCGAGCAATTCATGAAGATGGCTCGCCTTTTCCCACGGAAACGCACCCGGCTATTTGTACGCTTAGAACGGGGCAGCCTTATTCAGATGTCGTTATGGGCATTGTGAAATCCGATGAATCGGTGATTTGGATTCGAATCCATTCTTATCCTTTATGGCGTGATGATGTCACTACGCCTTATGCGGTGGTTATTTCCTTCTCCGATGTCACGCCATATAAAGAAACTGAGCGTGCTTTGCGTCAAAATGCGTCGCAATCTGCCGTAGAAAGAATACCCGATAATAATTACGATTTATGGGATTGGAATTTAGAAACCAATGAGGTGCATTTTTCTCCTCGTTGGGCAACGATGTTAGGATTTGAAGAAAATGAATTAGGCAGTCATATCGATATTTGGCACCAACGCATTCATCCGGCGGATTACAAGCGGGTTATGGCTGATGTCCAAAATCATTTGGATGGCTTAACCCAAGTTTGTGAAAATACGCATCGGTTACAACATAAAGATGGCAGTTACCGTTGGATTTTGAACCGCTCGGTTATGGTCCGTGATGCTTCTGGGAAACCACACCATATGGTCGGAACCCATGTTGATATTACTGAACCACGTCGGATTGAAGAAGAACTCAATGAGACGGAGAAAAAATATCAACAGTTATTAGAAATAGAATCCGATGCCATTTTTATAGTCGATACCAATACCACAACTATCCTCGATCTCAATAAGATGGCTAGCCAACTGTATGGTTATAGTCGGAATCAATTGTTGAAACTGCAACTCAGTGAGTTATCAGCTCAGCCGGATAAAACGCTGAAAGCCATTAAGAAAAGCATGAAATCAGTATCAACCCAGTACCATAAAAAACAAGATGGGAGTGTCTTTTCGGTAGAAGTGACTAGCAGTCATTTTTTGCATAAGGGTAAACAAGTTTTAATGCTAGCGGTACGTGACTTAACTGAGCGTCAAAAGATTGAAACGGCATTATGGGAAAGTGAGTCGAAATATCGCCAATTATTTGAAGCTGCCTCTAATCCAACGATTGTGTTTGATGCGAATACTCAGCGCATTTTTGACGTTAATCATGCCGCTATTGATTTATATGGTTATACCAAAGAAGACTGGATGCGAATGACCACTGAAGATGTTTCCGCAGAACCCGCCAGAAAAAGAGGTGCCTTTGGTAATGTTAACAAAAGAATGCAAATTATCCCCTTGCGTTGGCATAAGAAAAAAGAGGGTACTATTTTTCCAGTCGAGATTTCCAGTGGTAATACCTACTTATTTCAGGGACGTTCGCTGATTTGTGCCACGGTGCGTGATATTACTGAACGCAAAGCTCATGAAGAAGCGTTGCGCCAAGAACGAGATTTTGTCAAAACTTTGGTCGATGCTTCTCCCGCATTTTTCTTTGCTGTCAATCCCGATGGGAGTACTCGAATGATGAATAATGCGATGCTTCAAGCGATAGAGTACTCCTTAGAAGAAATTGTTAATACTGATTTTCTCACGACTTTTATTTCACCTAACGAACGCCCACTCGTTTCTACTGAATTTGAAAGTCTAATCAAATCGATGCAACCTTCCTTAATGGAATGTCATGTCTTGACTAAATCCGGAAAAATGGTGCTAGTCGAATGGCATAGCCGAGCGATTGTTAAACCGGAAGGTTCATTAGACTACTTTTTTGGTGTCGGGGTAGATGTGACTGAGCGCAAGAAAACACAAGGACATTTACGACTCTTCAAATCCATTATTGAATCATCCGACGAAGCGATTATTGTTATTAACCCGGAAGAACAACTAATCTATGTTAATCCGGCACATGAAAAATTATTTGGACGTTCGCTCAAAGAAGCCAAACAAATTCGCTATAACGACTATTATCCATCGAATTCTATTGACACCTTAGACAAAGAAATTAAGACAGTCCTCGCACAAGGAGGGAGTTGGGAAGGTGAATTAGAAGCTTATTCCAAAGAAGGAACGATATTTCCGATTTGGCAACGCATGGATGCGGTTCGAGATTCCAAAAGCAATATTTTATTCACTTTTGGTCTGATGCATGACATTAGTGAACGGAAACGAATGTGGGAAACTTTGCGGAAACAATGGGAAGAACACCAAATGATCTTCAATACCATTCCCGCGATGATTTGGTATCGTGATTCGAGTAATCAACTATTACGCCAAAATCAACGTGCCGAGGAAATTTTTAAAAATTATCCGGAAGAAATCGAACGCTTTACTGATTGTGAAGAAGTCATTCAACTCGGTCGTACTCAGGCTGGAATCCTGTTTAACCTGAAGTCAGGAGGTAAAAATCGCAAGAGCAGTCATAAAGAAATCCGTGAAGAAACCGGCCATTGGTTACAAGTAGACAAAATTCCTTATCGAGATGCACAACGTAATATCATGGGGGTAATTGTCTTTGCAATCGATGTTACCGAACATAAACAGACACAATCTTCTTTGCAAGCCAGTGAAGAACAAATGCATTTAGTGGTAGAAAATATGCCGCTTATGCTGAATGCTTTTGATACTGATGGCAATATTATTGTGTGGAATCATGCGTGTGAAAGAATTACTGGCTATTCAGTTGATGAAATTATTGGTAATTCTAAAGCGATGGAAATTTTATACCCCGAGACGACTGAAAGACGGCGTATGTTAATGCAAGCTTATGTTTCATCTGGAAATACTTCTGAAGAAAATGCCACTAACCGAGATTTGAGTGGCAATCCTATTCAAACTTGGGAAAGTAAGATCGCTTGCAAAGATGGGCATGTGAAAACCCTAACTTGGAGTAGTGTTTCGCAACAATTTCCTATTCCAGGTTGGCATGCGTGGTATATCGGGCAGGAAGCTATTATACGCAAAGTGGAACGATCGCGTCGTGATAATGAAAATTTATTAACTTCGGTATTTGATGTATCTAAATTAGGTTGTTGTCTAACCGATGATCGTGGACGTTTTCTCCAGGTTAACCAAGCTTATGCTGATTTATATGGTTATCGTCCAGAAGAATTAGTTGGACAACCTTTTACCATCGTATTGCCTTCTGCTATTCATAATGATGCCGTCCGTGAATATTATAGCTTATTAATGACTCACGAAGAGCCAACGTTGTTTAAGCGGCGAGGCGAACAGCATCGTAATGGTCAACTTTTTGATGTACAAATTATGGCCAGTCGCGTCATTTTAGAAGATAGACGACGTTTATTAATTAGCATTGTGAGTAAATGGATTGAAAAATAGTAGAGCCAATTTATTTTTTCTCGATAGCGTGTACGGGTAAAAAAATGTTCAAGTCCTCCTTATTAAATGGTTTTTCGCCATAGCTAGCGCATAGAATTCTCAACCCGTTGGGAAATTTAAAGAGGTCTTTCCCATACTGTACTTCGGTATGAGAAGAGGTATGCCCAGTTTATGGCTCACTGCCATTAAGTTAAGACTGGTTACTTCCCCCTTTGACCAAGGGGGATTTTTAGATTCCAACCACTTAAACCCCCTCCATGCTCCCCTTGGTCAAAGGGGGGAATTCTTAACTTAATGGCATTGAGTTTATGGCTACCCTGGTGCTATGGGTTCCGGCCACTTGACTAGATAACGGTATTTTCCAAACCTTTCGCTTAAATAAACTAATAAAATTAATTTAATATAATAAGTTAAATCAATTTTAACCGTAAAAAATTTGGGTTAGTTAGTATTTTAGTGGTTACTCTAATCATGAGGTTAGATTTTATTCTTCTTCCAGCGGCTCAATGGGATTAACCTGAGCCGGTAAGCGCATGACAAAGGTACTACCTTGTCCAAATTGACTTTCTACCAAAATATCACCCCCCATAATCTGACAGAATTGTTTAGTAATAGCCAGTCCTAAACCGCTACCACCATACTTACGGGTTGGGGAGGAATCTATCTGGGTAAAGGCTTGAAACAATTTTCTGATTTGCTCTGGCGTCATTCCAATCCCTTGGTCAGCAACACTAAACAGGATCCAATCTATCCCTTCTTCAGTTTGGCGGGTTGCTGTCAAATAAATGGTACTTTGTTTAGAGAATTTATTGGCATTACTGAGTAAGTTCAATAGATTTTGCCGTACTTTAGTTAAATCAGCAGACATAGTCCCTAAGGCACTATCACAATTGAGTTTGAGAATATTCGCTTGTTTTTCTAACAGTGGTGCAATCGTTATCGCCACATCTTGAATCATAGGGACAATATCAAAAGTTTCTATATACAATTCCATTTGACTCGATTCAATGCGTGACATATCAAATAAGTTGTTGATTAAATCAAGTAAATGATAACTAGCACCATGAATTTTCTGTAAATCAGGGATAAAATCATGTTGCCCTTGTTCTCTCGCATCTTCTTGTAACATCTCGGTATAACCAATGATAGCATTCATTGGGGTACGAAGTTCATGACTCATGTTAGCTAGAAATTGCGCTTTGGCCTGATTAGCCGCATGGCTTTGGACTTTAGCCCGTTGTGCCTCTAACTTATATTTTTGAATTTCAACCCGGGCTTTTTGAATTTGTAGACGGGCTTTTTGTGATTCAGTACGAGAATTTTGGGTTTCGAGATTGACCTTACCTAATTCTGCTTGGCATTGTTCAATTTGTCGGGACTGTTCTACTTGAGCAAGCCGTGATGCTTGTAGTCGTTTAATACACTCAGCTCTTTCATTATTGAGTTTAATCGTTTTACTCACGATTTGTAAAATGGCTTCAGCTAATTGACGTAATTCAATCGTACCACTCGTTAGTTTAGGTAAATTTTCACTCGGTTGATTGAGCACTCGAGTCGTCAACTCAAATAATTCTGCCAACGGAACAATAACCAGTTTACGTAAAGTTAACCCCATGAGTATAAATAATATTAAGACAAAAGTAGCCAAGACGATAAAATAAGTGACACTAAAGGGTTTATTATTGGCTAACTCGGCAGTTTTCTGGTAGCTAACCAGGGTCCATGGTAAAATCTGCAAGCGTTTAGAGGTAATGGTATAAAAATCATCGGTCACTTTGATTTCTTGATAAGGAATATCTTGATTTAAGATATCTTTCCAGAAAGGTTGTTTGAGATCATTGCTATATAAGTTGAGAGATTCGCGTTCGGTTGCCCGAAGAAAAGCTAATTTAGAACTGCCCAAATTGCCAATTTTACTCAGTAAAGTTCCTTTTTGATAATCCGCAATTAACATTCCGCCGCTTTGACCAAAGCTGGTATTTTCAATCTCTTCAAAAAAAGCATCGACTAAGATACTGACCCCAACCACACCTTGAAAAGTTCGATGTTCGTAGAGACCTTGGCTAATACTAAACATAGATAAATTA
Encoded here:
- a CDS encoding TPR repeat-containing protein; its protein translation is MNKLINNFEALLRQGQDNALLRFGLGNAYFKQKDFAQAAQHFAKAIEFEPQYSAAWKNYGKALTENQQIQEAIQVYTQGIAVAESKGDKQAAKEMMVFLKRLQKMVNS
- a CDS encoding PAS domain S-box, whose amino-acid sequence is MFGILDSECLFKEVNTAWEKTLGLSTGQLLAKRFLDFVHPEDQPSTQYYFEQIEGGLSSVSFSARFRHYEGYYRNVLWELNGAASNEYAYYVVGMDITSREQPMIADEMLSVLQEGVVLQYANGTIGACNPSAERILGLSSEQMMGWTLIDPDWRAIHEDGSPFPTETHPAICTLRTGQPYSDVVMGIVKSDESVIWIRIHSYPLWRDDVTTPYAVVISFSDVTPYKETERALRQNASQSAVERIPDNNYDLWDWNLETNEVHFSPRWATMLGFEENELGSHIDIWHQRIHPADYKRVMADVQNHLDGLTQVCENTHRLQHKDGSYRWILNRSVMVRDASGKPHHMVGTHVDITEPRRIEEELNETEKKYQQLLEIESDAIFIVDTNTTTILDLNKMASQLYGYSRNQLLKLQLSELSAQPDKTLKAIKKSMKSVSTQYHKKQDGSVFSVEVTSSHFLHKGKQVLMLAVRDLTERQKIETALWESESKYRQLFEAASNPTIVFDANTQRIFDVNHAAIDLYGYTKEDWMRMTTEDVSAEPARKRGAFGNVNKRMQIIPLRWHKKKEGTIFPVEISSGNTYLFQGRSLICATVRDITERKAHEEALRQERDFVKTLVDASPAFFFAVNPDGSTRMMNNAMLQAIEYSLEEIVNTDFLTTFISPNERPLVSTEFESLIKSMQPSLMECHVLTKSGKMVLVEWHSRAIVKPEGSLDYFFGVGVDVTERKKTQGHLRLFKSIIESSDEAIIVINPEEQLIYVNPAHEKLFGRSLKEAKQIRYNDYYPSNSIDTLDKEIKTVLAQGGSWEGELEAYSKEGTIFPIWQRMDAVRDSKSNILFTFGLMHDISERKRMWETLRKQWEEHQMIFNTIPAMIWYRDSSNQLLRQNQRAEEIFKNYPEEIERFTDCEEVIQLGRTQAGILFNLKSGGKNRKSSHKEIREETGHWLQVDKIPYRDAQRNIMGVIVFAIDVTEHKQTQSSLQASEEQMHLVVENMPLMLNAFDTDGNIIVWNHACERITGYSVDEIIGNSKAMEILYPETTERRRMLMQAYVSSGNTSEENATNRDLSGNPIQTWESKIACKDGHVKTLTWSSVSQQFPIPGWHAWYIGQEAIIRKVERSRRDNENLLTSVFDVSKLGCCLTDDRGRFLQVNQAYADLYGYRPEELVGQPFTIVLPSAIHNDAVREYYSLLMTHEEPTLFKRRGEQHRNGQLFDVQIMASRVILEDRRRLLISIVSKWIEK
- a CDS encoding endonuclease/exonuclease/phosphatase, whose amino-acid sequence is MRVITFNANGIRAAANKGFFTWLAQQHADIVGIQETKAQQNQLTDPLFYPSGYHCYYHDAEKKGYSGVALYTRQPPQEVVKKLGESTLDKEGRYLEARFSTLNIVSLYLPSGTSGNERQQVKFQLMDYFMRHLIGLKQRSQEYILCGDWNIAHQPIDLKNWRGNQNHSGFLPEERAWMDHLLGSAGFIDAFRIKNQEPEQYTWWSHRGQAWVNNTGWRIDYQIITPSLKDKVKNVHIYKEQRFSDHAPLIIDYDYVF
- a CDS encoding polyphosphate kinase 1 → MSADAITRKQKKVSKTDPAKSNNMTVSEENKEIDLNHPDLFLNRELSLLAFHRRVSAQAQDTSMPLLERLRFLCIASTNLDEFFELRVAGLKQRVVVSAPQAGPDNMTPQEVLNRIRVAAVEFVEEQYRLLNESLFPALEQEGICFLKRDQWNEAQNQWVRTYFEEELQPILSPIGLDPAHPFPRILNKSLNFIVSLKGKDAFGRDSGMAIVQAPRSLPRFIQIPPELAQHPYDFIFLSSILHAHVGDLFPGMKVTGCYQFRVTRNSDLFVDEEEVDDLLRALEGELPARRYGDSVRLEVADNCPEKMINFLLKQFKLEQQDLYQVNGPVNLNRLLPLPDLLDRPDLKFPSFTPSVPTRLGRNLLNTIREGDLLLHHPFESFTPVVDFVRQAAVDPQVLAIKQTLYRSGPDSVLVDALVEAAKANKEVTVIVELRARFDEEANIRLANRLQQAGAHVVYGVVGYKTHAKMIMVVRREGKKLKRYVHLGTGNYHDRTARIYTDYGLLTCDEKLGEDVHNMFMQLTTLGRGTQLKKMLQAPFSLHTGLIERIEREAEFAQQGKPAHIIAKVNALNEPKIISTLYKASMAGVKIDLIVRGICCLKPGIPGISENIQVRSIVGRFLEHTRSFYFLNNGDPEVFCASADWMDRNLLKRVEECYPIEKPELKTRVIEQGLKLYLQDNTQAWVLDKEGNYTRLTPKEGEPAICAQQTLLQTLAEKA
- a CDS encoding signal transduction histidine kinase codes for the protein MSHNALSIKFILLFFSLIVALTLILAVAAFLNKHTRLQNQLAYLQLQQNVNEQAQKLDQEIELAKQSVHRLKGYVSLLDMKSADINESLAFLQNLMADNLQFENNHYSNYVALEPSQAREYFNQRGKLLLVHKNVALRDTVRYNKPQYMLQNSWKEPGYANDPRKSWYYLSKYNQDIQITPIYFDSDYTNLSMFSISQGLYEHRTFQGVVGVSILVDAFFEEIENTSFGQSGGMLIADYQKGTLLSKIGNLGSSKLAFLRATERESLNLYSNDLKQPFWKDILNQDIPYQEIKVTDDFYTITSKRLQILPWTLVSYQKTAELANNKPFSVTYFIVLATFVLILFILMGLTLRKLVIVPLAELFELTTRVLNQPSENLPKLTSGTIELRQLAEAILQIVSKTIKLNNERAECIKRLQASRLAQVEQSRQIEQCQAELGKVNLETQNSRTESQKARLQIQKARVEIQKYKLEAQRAKVQSHAANQAKAQFLANMSHELRTPMNAIIGYTEMLQEDAREQGQHDFIPDLQKIHGASYHLLDLINNLFDMSRIESSQMELYIETFDIVPMIQDVAITIAPLLEKQANILKLNCDSALGTMSADLTKVRQNLLNLLSNANKFSKQSTIYLTATRQTEEGIDWILFSVADQGIGMTPEQIRKLFQAFTQIDSSPTRKYGGSGLGLAITKQFCQIMGGDILVESQFGQGSTFVMRLPAQVNPIEPLEEE